A stretch of Sinorhizobium meliloti DNA encodes these proteins:
- a CDS encoding polyketide cyclase — MATMTARIIHTSIERDWREVYAFMADHEKMPLWATGLSSGLTRDGDEWIAPGPLGNARVRFVADNEFGVVDHLVTLDNGARVHNALRVVPNGDGAEVMFTLLRQPGMTDAQFAEDAAWVEKDLAALKSILETGNHNQESGKDNGQQR; from the coding sequence ATGGCGACGATGACGGCCCGGATCATTCACACCTCGATCGAGCGCGACTGGCGCGAGGTCTATGCCTTCATGGCCGACCACGAGAAGATGCCGCTCTGGGCGACCGGTCTCTCCTCCGGGCTCACGCGCGACGGCGACGAGTGGATCGCACCCGGCCCCCTCGGAAATGCCCGCGTCCGCTTCGTTGCCGATAACGAATTCGGTGTGGTGGATCACCTGGTGACACTCGATAACGGCGCGCGCGTCCACAATGCGCTTCGCGTCGTGCCGAACGGCGACGGTGCGGAAGTCATGTTCACCCTGCTCAGGCAGCCCGGCATGACCGATGCGCAATTCGCCGAGGACGCGGCCTGGGTCGAAAAGGACCTTGCCGCGCTCAAATCCATCCTGGAAACCGGTAACCACAATCAGGAAAGCGGCAAAGATAATGGCCAGCAAAGGTAA
- a CDS encoding helix-turn-helix domain-containing protein: MGTSCPVYDKDARAPERLQQEARLRLGPPALAQTSGIYREQSPPAALAFHFKCLWLHRMPDGAPSSIAVVPDGCSDIIWSSKGLAIVGPDRIAAFPELPAGETIIGARFRIGAAASWLRTPLREMTGQTVPLHLVWGPATNEIEARIRDAASTPERLGVLAAALLGRLSAAEPPPPDIAACVAHLQVGRSTVDDAIRTLVREIGTSERTLRRHCHEHLGYGAKTLGRILRLQRFLAACRSRPGDTLANLAVDAGYADQAHLAREARGLTSFTPREIQRQLAARFGIGRVENFRTTT, from the coding sequence ATGGGAACGTCCTGCCCCGTATATGACAAAGACGCCCGCGCCCCCGAACGGCTCCAGCAGGAGGCCAGGCTGAGGCTCGGCCCTCCCGCACTCGCGCAGACGAGCGGAATCTATCGTGAGCAGTCGCCCCCAGCGGCGCTCGCCTTCCACTTCAAATGCCTCTGGCTGCATCGCATGCCCGACGGCGCCCCTTCGAGCATCGCCGTCGTACCCGACGGTTGCAGCGACATCATCTGGTCGTCGAAGGGGCTCGCCATCGTCGGTCCCGACAGGATTGCCGCCTTTCCCGAGCTTCCTGCCGGCGAAACCATCATCGGCGCCCGATTCCGGATCGGCGCGGCGGCGTCGTGGTTGCGGACGCCGCTCCGTGAAATGACCGGCCAAACGGTGCCGCTCCATCTCGTCTGGGGACCGGCTACGAACGAGATCGAGGCGCGGATCAGGGATGCAGCGAGCACGCCGGAGCGGCTCGGTGTTCTTGCCGCGGCCCTGCTTGGACGTCTATCCGCCGCCGAGCCGCCGCCGCCGGACATTGCGGCTTGCGTCGCACATCTCCAGGTCGGCCGGTCGACCGTGGACGATGCTATCCGGACCCTTGTCCGTGAGATCGGCACCAGCGAGCGGACTCTTCGCCGTCACTGCCACGAGCATCTGGGCTACGGCGCAAAGACCCTCGGCCGCATTCTTCGCCTGCAGCGCTTCCTGGCCGCCTGCCGCTCGCGGCCCGGGGACACGCTGGCAAATCTCGCTGTCGATGCCGGCTATGCCGATCAGGCCCATCTTGCCCGGGAGGCAAGAGGGCTCACATCCTTCACGCCGCGCGAAATCCAGCGGCAGTTGGCCGCGCGCTTCGGCATTGGCCGGGTTGAGAATTTCCGCACAACGACCTGA